A stretch of Deltaproteobacteria bacterium DNA encodes these proteins:
- a CDS encoding PhoH family protein yields the protein VVTGDVTQIDLPAGKASGLKEAAAILRNIPGIRFIGFTERDVVRHPLVQEIITAYDRAGQ from the coding sequence CCGTGGTGACGGGCGACGTGACGCAGATCGACCTCCCCGCGGGCAAGGCCTCGGGGCTCAAGGAGGCGGCGGCGATCCTGCGCAACATCCCGGGCATCCGCTTCATCGGCTTCACCGAGCGCGACGTGGTACGCCATCCGCTCGTGCAGGAGATCATCACCGCCTAC